In Nocardia sp. NBC_00403, one DNA window encodes the following:
- a CDS encoding TIGR03619 family F420-dependent LLM class oxidoreductase — MRFTYAETMVDPTYYVPLARAAEEAGYTTMVVADSVAYPKDSDAKYPYTPDGSREFLENKPFVEAFVVTAAMAAVTTTLRFTPFVLKLPIRPPVLVAKQAASIAALSGDRLGLGVGISPWPDDFDMMGVPFEHRGARMDECIDIVRGLTAGGYFEFHGKFYDIAPIKINPVPSAPLPILIGGHSEPALRRAAQRGDGWMHAGGDPAELDRLLDRLTVLRAEYGTREDFEVHVISLDGFTVDGVKRLEDKGVTDVIVGFRYPYTTEVDTEPLDTKIANLSRFAEKVIARTNR, encoded by the coding sequence ATGCGATTCACCTACGCCGAGACGATGGTCGACCCCACCTATTACGTGCCGCTGGCCCGCGCGGCCGAGGAGGCCGGGTATACGACGATGGTCGTCGCCGACAGCGTCGCGTACCCGAAGGATTCCGACGCGAAGTACCCCTACACTCCCGACGGGAGTCGGGAGTTCCTGGAGAACAAGCCGTTCGTCGAGGCGTTCGTGGTGACCGCCGCCATGGCCGCGGTGACAACGACGCTGCGGTTCACGCCATTCGTGCTGAAGCTGCCTATCCGGCCACCCGTGCTCGTCGCAAAACAAGCCGCCTCCATCGCCGCGCTCAGTGGTGACCGCCTCGGGCTCGGCGTCGGAATCAGCCCGTGGCCCGACGATTTCGACATGATGGGGGTGCCGTTCGAGCATCGGGGCGCCCGCATGGACGAGTGCATCGACATCGTGCGCGGGCTCACCGCGGGCGGCTACTTCGAGTTCCACGGCAAGTTCTACGACATCGCGCCGATCAAGATCAATCCGGTGCCGAGCGCGCCACTGCCCATCCTCATCGGCGGGCACAGCGAACCAGCGCTGCGGCGTGCGGCCCAACGCGGTGACGGCTGGATGCACGCCGGCGGCGACCCCGCGGAACTGGATCGTCTGCTGGATCGCTTGACCGTGCTGCGCGCCGAATACGGCACCCGCGAGGACTTCGAGGTGCATGTCATTTCGCTGGACGGGTTCACTGTCGACGGCGTGAAACGCCTGGAGGACAAGGGCGTCACCGATGTCATCGTCGGCTTCCGCTACCCGTATACGACCGAGGTCGACACCGAGCCGCTGGACACCAAGATCGCCAACCTGTCCCGGTTCGCGGAGAAGGTGATCGCGCGAACCAACCGGTGA
- a CDS encoding VOC family protein, translating into MGSPEGRIAHGPIFQLCWVVRDMAGAQREFTERYGVARWLTIPDVHFGPETTELRGAPADYTVTVALGYAGGQQLELIEPRSGMSLYSEHLDRVGPGLHHLAWVPEDFDAALAEATACGSGILARGAFEGVGMEFAYLDGGAFGSHVELMRLSADMRAMFDYLIPEGYSNPWT; encoded by the coding sequence GTGGGAAGTCCAGAGGGCCGGATCGCGCACGGACCGATATTCCAGCTGTGCTGGGTGGTCCGGGACATGGCGGGCGCGCAGCGGGAGTTCACCGAACGCTATGGGGTGGCGCGGTGGCTCACCATCCCGGACGTGCACTTCGGGCCGGAAACCACCGAATTGCGTGGCGCGCCCGCCGATTACACGGTCACCGTGGCGTTGGGCTATGCGGGCGGGCAGCAGTTGGAGCTGATCGAGCCGAGGAGCGGCATGAGCCTGTACTCCGAGCATCTCGACCGCGTCGGGCCCGGTCTGCATCACCTCGCGTGGGTTCCCGAGGACTTCGACGCCGCACTGGCCGAGGCGACGGCCTGCGGGTCCGGCATCCTGGCCAGGGGCGCATTCGAGGGGGTCGGGATGGAGTTCGCCTACCTCGACGGCGGCGCGTTCGGTTCCCACGTCGAGCTGATGCGGCTGTCGGCGGACATGCGCGCGATGTTCGATTACCTGATCCCCGAAGGGTATTCGAACCCGTGGACCTAG
- a CDS encoding TetR family transcriptional regulator, with product MHIDDSRAALLAAGERLIAERGVEVPLRDIAAAAGQRNNSAVHYYFDSRTGLIEAIVERRMNWLEDRRMRLLAEHEADGTAHEVRTLVAMLAAPILELVGTAGVTHYGRFLEVVRAHPVITDARRLAGADRAAVSIIAARLDAALPQLPPRRRRQRLETMATVMFALFADYERALESGVRTANPEQDAAEIIDMIVAILTVPVPVPLRDPPPAGRNRSR from the coding sequence ATGCACATCGACGATTCGCGCGCGGCACTGCTCGCCGCCGGGGAACGACTCATCGCCGAACGTGGCGTCGAGGTCCCGCTGCGCGACATCGCCGCGGCGGCGGGCCAACGCAACAACTCGGCGGTCCACTACTACTTCGACTCACGCACCGGCCTCATCGAAGCCATCGTCGAGCGCAGGATGAACTGGCTCGAAGACCGCAGGATGCGCCTGCTGGCCGAACACGAAGCCGACGGCACCGCGCACGAAGTCCGCACCCTGGTCGCCATGCTCGCCGCACCGATCCTCGAATTGGTCGGGACCGCCGGCGTCACCCATTACGGCCGCTTCCTCGAAGTCGTCCGCGCCCACCCCGTGATCACCGACGCCCGCCGCCTCGCAGGCGCAGACCGTGCCGCGGTCAGCATCATCGCCGCCCGCCTGGACGCCGCGCTCCCACAACTGCCACCCCGCCGACGCCGCCAACGCCTGGAAACGATGGCAACGGTCATGTTCGCCCTCTTCGCCGACTACGAACGCGCACTGGAGTCCGGCGTCCGCACCGCGAACCCGGAGCAGGACGCCGCCGAAATCATCGACATGATCGTCGCCATACTCACCGTCCCCGTCCCCGTCCCTCTTCGCGATCCGCCTCCCGCCGGCCGCAACCGATCTCGCTGA
- a CDS encoding short-chain fatty acid transporter, translated as MTSTIEEAISEKGLARVAQSLARWTEKWFPDAYVVALAGVFIVAVAALANGSSPRTVANAFGDGFWDLTAFTLQMAMVVLTGYVIATSPPVARLIDRLATLPQTASSAVSFVAFLSMSISFLNWGLSLVFGGLLARAIARRTDLRVDYRALGAAAFMGLGAVWALGISSSAAQLQATATSLPPALLRITGVLDFGHTIFTWQSLLMCAIVMALTVVIAHFSAPKDAAIKTAQELDVDLDDQPAEVAPRSRPGEWLEYSRILPILAGLMTAGWLTSQLTAKPLLTVVSSLNGYLLVFLMLGLVLHGTPRKFLQAVSLAVPATAGILVQFPLYAAMAAILTKAKGSGGLTISEHLAEFFTSIGGGGSFAIVIALYTVVLGVFVPSGGGKWLVEAPYVMQASTDVHMNLGWTVQIYNVAEALPNLINPFFMLPLLAVLRLRARDLVGFTFLQFLFHLPVVLLLVWLLGMTFEYVPPILPATP; from the coding sequence ATGACGTCCACGATAGAAGAAGCCATCTCCGAAAAGGGCCTTGCGCGGGTTGCGCAGTCGCTCGCCAGATGGACGGAGAAGTGGTTCCCTGATGCCTACGTCGTCGCGCTGGCAGGCGTATTCATCGTGGCCGTCGCTGCGCTGGCCAACGGCTCGTCACCGCGAACAGTCGCGAACGCGTTCGGCGATGGTTTTTGGGATCTGACCGCTTTTACTCTTCAGATGGCAATGGTGGTTCTCACCGGATACGTCATCGCCACGTCCCCGCCTGTCGCCCGGCTGATCGACCGGCTGGCCACCCTGCCGCAAACTGCTAGCAGTGCGGTGAGTTTCGTTGCGTTCCTCTCCATGTCGATATCATTTCTGAACTGGGGACTCAGTCTGGTTTTCGGCGGTCTACTGGCCCGGGCGATCGCCCGTCGGACCGATCTACGCGTGGACTATCGCGCGCTCGGCGCGGCGGCGTTCATGGGGTTGGGCGCCGTGTGGGCGCTGGGAATATCCTCCTCGGCCGCGCAGCTACAGGCCACCGCCACCTCGTTGCCTCCGGCACTGCTGAGAATCACCGGTGTCCTCGACTTCGGACACACGATCTTCACGTGGCAGTCCCTGCTCATGTGCGCCATCGTCATGGCGCTCACCGTGGTGATCGCTCACTTCTCGGCGCCGAAGGACGCAGCAATCAAGACCGCCCAAGAGTTGGACGTCGATCTGGATGACCAGCCCGCGGAGGTGGCTCCACGTTCCCGTCCAGGGGAATGGCTCGAGTACAGCCGCATCCTGCCAATCCTGGCTGGCCTGATGACGGCGGGCTGGTTGACCTCCCAGCTCACCGCCAAACCGCTGCTCACCGTTGTCAGCAGCCTGAATGGTTATCTGCTCGTCTTCCTCATGCTGGGCTTGGTGCTCCACGGCACCCCGCGCAAGTTCTTGCAAGCCGTCTCCCTCGCCGTACCCGCCACGGCCGGCATTCTCGTCCAGTTCCCGTTGTACGCCGCCATGGCCGCGATCCTCACCAAGGCGAAGGGCAGTGGCGGTCTCACCATCTCCGAACACCTCGCGGAGTTCTTCACGAGCATCGGCGGCGGCGGAAGCTTCGCCATCGTCATCGCCCTCTACACCGTGGTGCTAGGCGTATTCGTCCCGTCCGGCGGCGGAAAATGGCTGGTCGAAGCCCCCTACGTCATGCAGGCATCGACCGACGTCCACATGAACCTCGGCTGGACGGTTCAGATATACAACGTCGCCGAGGCACTGCCGAACCTCATCAACCCGTTCTTCATGCTGCCTCTGCTGGCAGTGCTCAGACTGCGGGCACGTGACCTCGTCGGATTCACGTTCCTGCAGTTCCTATTCCACCTGCCGGTCGTACTGCTTCTCGTATGGTTGCTCGGAATGACGTTCGAATACGTCCCGCCGATATTGCCCGCCACCCCGTGA
- a CDS encoding AAA family ATPase, which yields MSVPRLWAMSTVASTPRPLRRPSSGTTRQCGRSRTYARTPATALPTAPPKTSQSTAPSPCTGRRKFLGMSTLIVIRGNSASGKSTVARALQCRFGRGTCVLVSQDTIRREMLRGNEQNRPG from the coding sequence ATGTCGGTGCCACGACTATGGGCCATGAGCACTGTTGCATCAACTCCCCGGCCTCTTCGGCGACCTTCATCGGGAACCACTCGGCAGTGCGGTCGATCCCGAACCTACGCGCGCACACCCGCGACCGCGCTACCAACTGCTCCCCCCAAGACTTCCCAGTCCACCGCACCGAGCCCATGCACAGGTCGGAGGAAGTTCCTCGGAATGAGCACTCTCATTGTGATTCGGGGCAATTCGGCGTCGGGCAAATCGACCGTGGCCCGCGCGTTGCAGTGCCGCTTCGGGCGGGGAACATGCGTGCTGGTCTCCCAAGACACCATCCGGCGCGAAATGCTGAGAGGTAACGAGCAGAACCGACCTGGATAG